A single Terriglobales bacterium DNA region contains:
- a CDS encoding M48 family metallopeptidase, with translation MRYSSGFTRSVAVLLVFLIACPAWLIAAVGNEPALPDPGLAAPKDQQIQLGQKAVAEVYKQMPILPDSDPLTRYVQSLGHKLEGVIPQQYSWPYQFHVVQQKEINAFALPGGPIFVNVGTIVAADNEAELAGVIAHEMSHVYMQHSIKGMRKQGTTQAAGQILGGLLGAVLGGAAGALANMGAQLGAGVLSMRYSRADEAQADAVGAIIMYKASYNPIRLAQFFQKLESQDRAGGPQFLSDHPNPGNRVAAVQSEVKNWPSRRYVDDSQQFAQARQEARSIKAYTAQQIDQMAKSGQIHNVSGPGGAPISSGPNGNVSSSQVMPSGGFQTYQGPFSMDYPSNWQAAQDQQSGSVLIAPQAAVSQSGIAYGALVSQFQPQNADSLDDATQQLIASLQQQNPGMRVAGRAQTIRVNGVAGRSVDLLGQSPIAGSNGQPLEEHDWLVALPDASGNVVSLVFIAPEKDFSHLRPTFEHMLKSFRLSQ, from the coding sequence GTGAGATATTCATCCGGCTTCACGCGTTCTGTCGCGGTTCTTCTCGTCTTTCTGATCGCCTGTCCGGCATGGCTCATTGCCGCCGTGGGCAACGAGCCGGCCCTGCCCGATCCGGGCCTGGCCGCCCCCAAGGACCAGCAAATCCAGCTCGGCCAGAAAGCGGTCGCCGAGGTCTACAAGCAGATGCCGATCCTGCCTGACAGCGATCCGCTGACACGTTACGTGCAGTCGCTCGGACACAAGCTGGAAGGCGTCATTCCGCAGCAATACAGCTGGCCGTATCAGTTCCACGTGGTGCAGCAGAAAGAGATCAATGCCTTTGCCCTGCCGGGCGGTCCGATCTTCGTCAACGTCGGCACCATCGTTGCCGCTGATAATGAAGCCGAGCTCGCCGGCGTCATCGCCCACGAGATGTCGCACGTTTACATGCAGCATTCCATCAAAGGGATGAGGAAGCAGGGAACTACGCAGGCAGCGGGGCAAATCCTTGGCGGGCTGCTTGGGGCCGTGCTCGGCGGCGCTGCCGGTGCGCTGGCCAACATGGGAGCGCAGCTCGGCGCCGGCGTGCTCAGCATGCGGTACTCCCGCGCCGATGAGGCCCAGGCCGACGCCGTCGGCGCCATCATCATGTACAAGGCGAGCTACAACCCCATACGGCTGGCCCAGTTCTTCCAGAAGCTGGAATCGCAGGACCGCGCCGGGGGACCGCAGTTCCTGAGCGATCACCCCAACCCCGGAAACCGCGTCGCGGCGGTGCAGAGCGAGGTCAAGAACTGGCCCTCGCGCCGTTATGTGGACGACAGCCAGCAGTTCGCCCAGGCTCGTCAGGAAGCGCGCTCCATCAAGGCTTATACCGCGCAGCAAATCGATCAGATGGCCAAGAGCGGCCAGATTCACAACGTCAGCGGACCCGGCGGCGCTCCGATCAGCTCCGGACCCAACGGCAATGTCTCCAGCTCCCAGGTCATGCCCAGTGGCGGATTCCAGACCTACCAGGGCCCGTTCTCGATGGATTATCCGAGCAACTGGCAGGCGGCGCAGGACCAGCAGAGCGGCTCGGTGCTGATCGCGCCGCAGGCGGCAGTGTCGCAATCGGGGATAGCGTACGGGGCGCTGGTCTCGCAGTTCCAACCGCAGAACGCCGACTCGCTGGATGATGCCACCCAGCAGTTGATCGCTTCGCTGCAACAGCAGAACCCGGGGATGCGCGTCGCCGGCAGGGCGCAGACCATACGGGTCAACGGCGTCGCGGGCCGCTCCGTGGATTTGCTGGGTCAGTCTCCCATCGCGGGATCCAACGGTCAGCCGCTGGAAGAACACGATTGGCTGGTGGCGCTCCCCGATGCGAGCGGAAACGTCGTCTCGCTCGTCTTCATCGCGCCGGAAAAGGACTTCTCGCATCTGCGCCCGACCTTCGAGCACATGCTGAAATCATTTCGGCTGAGCCAGTGA
- a CDS encoding ADP-ribosylation factor-like protein, producing MSFINFAAREINCKIVYYGAGLGGKTTNLQYIFDKTGEKQKGKMISLATETDRTLFFDFLPLDLGTVRGFKTRFHLYTVPGQVFYDASRKLILRGVDGVVFVADSQEERLDANVEALDNLRDNMKEHGYDFLKIPYVLQLNKRDLPNALPVESLKHELVKRSEPVFESVACQGTGVFETLKEVARQVLIELKKG from the coding sequence TTGAGTTTTATCAATTTCGCAGCGCGCGAGATCAACTGCAAGATCGTTTATTACGGCGCCGGTCTGGGCGGCAAGACCACGAATCTGCAATACATCTTCGACAAGACCGGCGAAAAACAAAAAGGCAAGATGATCTCGCTGGCGACGGAGACCGATCGTACCCTGTTCTTCGATTTCCTGCCCCTGGACCTGGGAACGGTGCGCGGGTTCAAGACGCGTTTCCACCTCTACACCGTGCCTGGACAGGTGTTCTACGACGCCAGCCGCAAGCTGATACTGCGTGGGGTGGATGGCGTGGTGTTCGTGGCCGATTCGCAGGAAGAGCGCCTCGACGCCAATGTCGAAGCCCTGGATAACCTGCGCGACAACATGAAAGAGCACGGCTACGACTTCCTGAAGATTCCTTACGTGCTGCAGTTGAACAAGCGCGATCTGCCCAATGCCTTGCCGGTGGAGAGCCTGAAACACGAACTGGTCAAGCGCTCCGAACCGGTGTTCGAGTCAGTGGCATGCCAGGGCACGGGCGTCTTCGAGACCCTGAAGGAAGTTGCGAGGCAGGTGCTGATCGAGTTGAAGAAGGGTTAG
- a CDS encoding VWA domain-containing protein: MDAKSRNKFARSAAATLMVTLSLGLSLGQQPPSTPPEGQSGIPDAPSASRPAEKFPSTGEPITSPPPPADIPTVPPGSVPPPGGRDELFTLTKNVNFVVVPVTVKDGSGHLVEGLSRQDFRVLEDGVEQRMTYFTSDPFPLTAAVVVDLGIPEIEFRKVRDTLPALVGAFGQFDEVGLYTFGTSVQKVQDFTPANGNKVSQAMDRIRKKATARTGGTPVVGGPFGYPQGTVNGRNIDPGVNPTPTYTNEREAKVLNDAVLQAALDLARREPTRRKVIFVVSDGTEYRSSASYGEVLKVLLTNQISVYAVGVGSAGVPGYSQAQKIHIPKSGLYGNILPRYASATGGEMFNEFSQSAIEQAYSRVTEEARNQYTIGYTTRATPSSQYRDIEVRVAVPGMKVSARQGYYPLPPARQTP, translated from the coding sequence ATGGATGCGAAAAGTCGCAACAAGTTCGCCCGCAGCGCTGCCGCGACGCTGATGGTAACGCTGTCATTGGGTCTTTCGCTGGGGCAGCAGCCGCCCAGCACCCCACCCGAGGGGCAATCGGGCATACCGGATGCGCCGTCGGCGAGCCGCCCGGCGGAGAAGTTTCCCTCGACCGGTGAGCCGATCACTTCGCCGCCTCCGCCCGCCGATATCCCAACCGTGCCTCCGGGCAGTGTGCCCCCTCCGGGCGGGCGGGATGAACTTTTCACCCTCACCAAGAATGTGAATTTCGTGGTTGTGCCGGTCACGGTGAAAGATGGTTCCGGACATCTCGTCGAGGGGCTATCGCGGCAGGATTTTCGGGTGCTGGAGGACGGGGTCGAGCAACGGATGACCTATTTCACCAGCGATCCGTTTCCGCTGACGGCGGCGGTGGTCGTGGACCTGGGTATTCCCGAAATCGAATTTCGCAAGGTCAGAGACACGTTGCCGGCGCTGGTCGGCGCATTCGGGCAGTTTGACGAAGTCGGCCTGTACACGTTCGGCACCTCGGTGCAGAAGGTACAGGACTTCACGCCCGCCAATGGCAACAAGGTCAGCCAGGCGATGGATCGCATTCGAAAGAAGGCGACGGCGCGTACCGGCGGGACCCCGGTGGTGGGCGGACCATTTGGGTATCCGCAAGGGACCGTCAACGGACGAAACATCGATCCGGGCGTCAATCCAACGCCGACTTATACCAACGAACGAGAAGCCAAGGTGCTGAACGACGCGGTGCTGCAAGCGGCGCTGGATCTGGCACGGCGCGAGCCGACGCGGCGCAAAGTGATCTTCGTGGTCAGCGACGGGACCGAGTACCGGTCCTCCGCCAGTTATGGCGAAGTGCTGAAGGTCCTGCTCACCAACCAGATTTCCGTGTACGCAGTGGGTGTGGGCAGCGCCGGGGTGCCCGGTTATTCGCAGGCGCAAAAGATTCATATACCGAAGAGCGGACTCTACGGAAATATCCTGCCACGATATGCGTCGGCCACCGGGGGCGAGATGTTCAACGAATTCTCGCAGTCCGCCATCGAGCAAGCCTACAGTCGGGTCACGGAAGAGGCGCGCAACCAGTACACAATCGGATACACAACGCGCGCCACTCCTTCCAGCCAATATCGCGATATTGAGGTCAGGGTGGCGGTTCCGGGCATGAAGGTTTCGGCCAGGCAGGGATACTACCCGCTGCCGCCGGCGCGGCAGACGCCTTGA